Proteins from a single region of Spirochaetota bacterium:
- a CDS encoding UPF0149 family protein, whose product MEKIEYLSEKQKKQLEKYLQPSLNKDALTLEQLDGFLFCLSISSPFISLEEIIASIFGSSSPVFNSFQDVSTFNEYLLQAQNAYTHAWNNNKLVFPFNITEKKMTNDLIHLVQDWCYGFVRGVILNYNDWMPPDEQILKILQITQEHVYTSFFLIYMTAYVLYPDKLPLSKEMVEKEGVDKFKQELADNILALPVAVEVLVHYGKHLRNNYLKGKRMQENFYQSAKVGRNDPCPCGSGKKYKKCCGKV is encoded by the coding sequence ATGGAAAAAATAGAATACCTTTCAGAAAAGCAGAAAAAACAATTAGAAAAATATTTGCAGCCATCACTCAATAAGGATGCACTCACATTAGAACAGTTAGATGGTTTTTTATTTTGTCTATCCATTTCATCGCCATTTATATCATTAGAAGAGATTATTGCATCAATTTTTGGAAGCTCCAGCCCTGTATTTAATTCATTTCAAGATGTAAGCACATTTAATGAATATCTATTGCAAGCTCAAAATGCATATACTCATGCTTGGAATAATAATAAACTGGTATTCCCATTTAATATTACCGAAAAAAAAATGACAAATGACTTGATTCATTTAGTTCAGGATTGGTGTTATGGATTTGTACGGGGTGTTATCCTTAATTATAACGATTGGATGCCACCTGATGAACAAATACTTAAGATATTACAAATCACACAAGAGCATGTGTATACGTCTTTTTTCCTGATATATATGACAGCATATGTCTTGTATCCGGATAAATTGCCTCTGAGCAAAGAGATGGTAGAAAAGGAAGGAGTTGATAAATTTAAACAAGAGCTTGCAGATAATATTTTGGCACTTCCTGTGGCTGTAGAAGTACTTGTCCATTATGGGAAACATTTAAGAAATAACTATCTTAAAGGAAAAAGAATGCAGGAAAATTTTTATCAGTCTGCAAAAGTAGGACGCAATGATCCATGTCCCTGTGGTAGTGGAAAGAAATATAAAAAATGCTGTGGGAAAGTGTAA
- a CDS encoding SDR family oxidoreductase produces the protein MDLQLTGKVAIITAASKGLGKAVALALSKEGAVCVICSRDSNLLQNTAEEIMAKTGNKVIALACDVTKPDDIEKLKDAVFKQCNTVDILFTNAGGPPAGFIKDFSSEDYKNAIELNVISAINLIYAFLPVMQQKQYGRIIASTSITVKQPLDNLVLSNVSRVGVVAFIKSIANQYGKYNITANAVAPGYILTDRLKSLIELKAQQENTTYEKALASFASEIPLQRIGTPEEFAALVAFLSSEKAGYINGQTILIDGGMYKGLL, from the coding sequence ATGGATTTACAACTAACCGGCAAAGTGGCTATTATTACCGCAGCAAGCAAAGGTTTAGGTAAGGCAGTGGCTTTAGCTCTATCAAAAGAAGGTGCCGTATGCGTTATTTGCTCACGCGATAGTAACCTGTTACAAAACACTGCAGAAGAAATTATGGCCAAAACTGGTAACAAAGTCATTGCACTTGCGTGTGATGTAACAAAACCAGATGATATTGAAAAACTTAAAGATGCTGTGTTTAAACAATGTAATACTGTTGATATACTTTTTACCAATGCGGGCGGGCCACCAGCAGGATTTATCAAAGATTTTTCATCTGAAGACTATAAAAACGCAATTGAATTGAATGTAATAAGTGCTATAAACCTCATCTATGCTTTTTTGCCTGTTATGCAACAAAAACAATATGGGAGAATCATTGCTTCAACATCTATTACAGTGAAGCAACCGCTGGATAATCTGGTTTTATCTAATGTATCTCGTGTTGGCGTTGTTGCATTTATTAAAAGTATTGCCAATCAATATGGCAAATATAACATCACTGCAAATGCTGTAGCTCCTGGATACATCCTCACTGACCGATTAAAAAGCCTCATTGAATTGAAAGCACAGCAGGAAAACACAACATATGAAAAAGCACTTGCCAGTTTTGCCTCAGAAATACCATTACAGCGCATTGGTACTCCTGAAGAGTTTGCTGCATTGGTTGCATTTTTATCATCAGAAAAAGCTGGTTATATAAATGGGCAAACTATTCTTATTGATGGGGGGATGTATAAGGGATTATTGTAA
- a CDS encoding zinc ribbon domain-containing protein: MPVYEFKCNDCNATFSELRKMGDTKAPQCPYCHGANTEKIFSVFASSSVKTSCSTTSGGG, from the coding sequence ATGCCGGTATATGAGTTTAAATGTAATGATTGTAATGCTACCTTCAGCGAATTAAGAAAAATGGGGGATACCAAAGCGCCCCAGTGTCCGTATTGCCATGGGGCCAATACTGAAAAAATATTTTCTGTATTTGCAAGTAGCAGTGTAAAAACATCATGTTCAACCACATCAGGTGGTGGATGA
- a CDS encoding exodeoxyribonuclease III gives MKLKLISWNVNGIRAVYKKGFSQWFVSEKPDILCLQETKASADQFPEELKNIDGYHLFTVEAQKKGYSGVALYSTLKPEKIETGFGIERFDTEGRILIAHYDTFVLYNIYFPNGKASKERLHYKMDFYDAFLDHAESVRKKGKSIVMCGDVNTAHKEIDLARPKENENVSGFLPEERAWIDTFIAKGYTDTFRLFIKEGGHYSWWDYKTKARERNIGWRIDYFFVSNDLVPKVKDAFILDTVEGSDHCPVGIILEI, from the coding sequence ATGAAACTTAAACTTATTTCCTGGAATGTGAATGGAATCAGAGCTGTATACAAAAAAGGCTTTTCCCAGTGGTTTGTATCAGAAAAGCCCGATATCCTTTGCTTGCAAGAGACCAAGGCATCTGCAGACCAGTTCCCTGAAGAATTAAAAAATATTGATGGATATCATTTGTTTACAGTTGAAGCGCAAAAAAAAGGATATAGCGGAGTAGCTCTTTATTCTACATTAAAACCAGAAAAAATAGAAACAGGTTTTGGTATTGAGCGCTTTGATACTGAGGGTCGTATATTAATAGCACATTATGATACATTTGTACTGTACAACATTTATTTTCCTAATGGTAAAGCTTCAAAAGAACGCTTACACTATAAAATGGACTTTTACGATGCTTTTTTAGACCATGCTGAAAGTGTGCGCAAAAAAGGCAAAAGCATTGTGATGTGTGGTGACGTCAATACTGCGCATAAAGAAATAGACTTAGCCCGCCCAAAAGAAAATGAGAACGTATCAGGATTTTTACCTGAAGAGCGTGCCTGGATAGATACATTTATTGCTAAAGGGTATACTGATACATTCCGGTTGTTTATAAAAGAAGGTGGGCATTATTCCTGGTGGGACTATAAAACAAAAGCCCGTGAACGGAATATAGGCTGGAGAATAGACTACTTTTTTGTAAGCAATGATCTTGTACCAAAGGTAAAAGATGCATTTATCCTTGATACAGTAGAAGGTTCAGACCACTGTCCTGTTGGTATAATTTTAGAAATTTAA
- a CDS encoding 2-dehydropantoate 2-reductase gives MNILIYGGGAVGLGLARSLITAGNEVIIIDVEPTVSVLKEKGIVQTGVLGNFTIQPGVFKVYDSLGKIGNIKIDYVCVCIKSYLSGTIAQELKQYEHKIGTCPIVLFQNGWGNAEQFIQYFEKDRIFNARVMTGYIKPEFHHVDITVHADAIHMGSLYGGDNKKLLSLANELTKGRMPAEIAADVGKDIWAKMLYNCALNPLGALFNVPYGELGKSEYTKAIMNDIFHEIFETMDKAGYTTHYKNAEEYIEVFYSKLLPSTGEHRSSMLQDMQAKRRTEIDALNGAVVSLAKQLGVKTPVNEVITGLIKFIENKYM, from the coding sequence ATGAACATACTCATTTATGGTGGTGGTGCTGTTGGGTTGGGTTTAGCACGTAGCCTTATTACAGCAGGCAATGAGGTAATTATCATTGATGTTGAGCCAACGGTGAGCGTACTGAAAGAAAAAGGCATTGTACAAACTGGAGTATTAGGGAATTTTACTATACAACCCGGAGTATTTAAAGTCTATGATTCGTTGGGAAAAATAGGTAATATCAAAATTGATTATGTCTGTGTTTGTATTAAATCATACCTTTCAGGAACTATCGCACAAGAGTTAAAACAATACGAGCATAAAATTGGTACATGTCCCATAGTGTTGTTTCAGAATGGATGGGGCAATGCCGAGCAATTTATTCAATACTTTGAAAAAGATAGAATCTTTAATGCACGGGTAATGACTGGATATATTAAGCCTGAGTTTCACCATGTTGACATCACGGTTCATGCTGATGCAATCCATATGGGTTCATTGTACGGTGGAGATAATAAAAAGTTACTATCGCTTGCCAACGAGTTAACAAAAGGTAGGATGCCTGCAGAAATAGCAGCTGATGTGGGTAAAGATATATGGGCAAAGATGCTGTATAATTGCGCACTCAATCCATTAGGTGCTCTTTTTAATGTACCGTATGGTGAGTTAGGGAAGTCTGAATATACAAAAGCCATTATGAATGATATTTTCCATGAGATATTTGAAACCATGGATAAGGCAGGATACACCACCCATTATAAAAATGCAGAGGAATATATTGAAGTGTTTTACTCTAAATTGTTGCCTTCTACGGGCGAACACCGCTCATCGATGCTTCAGGATATGCAGGCAAAGCGCCGTACCGAGATTGATGCATTGAACGGAGCTGTTGTTTCATTGGCTAAACAGCTTGGTGTTAAAACGCCTGTTAATGAAGTAATAACAGGGTTAATTAAATTTATTGAAAATAAATATATGTAA
- a CDS encoding M23 family metallopeptidase: protein MVKTIASLLSLLLVTNFVPTRSTQGKDYIICGNNTQQKIYYATSSNFSKNHKGEKALDDDEETSWISKQGGDQWIEIDFGVKRIMTDIEITAGTKDNYNTITYCILQFMYDGKWFDYSRINFIQKDKKNFFKDSKYQRNVKVHLKGIDASTFRIFIPQDATIDGYAAIAEIAVFAGTAKLQYFDKRLYNLCFPIKNGLFPENDSGYPNAPRGYRGGIHYGLDIFYYFNEDNFLPIPVDENTPVLACGDGIVVRADTDYMPPSEEEWKSLSQYYQKNPATFIKRSFGGRQVWIDHKNGVLSTYNHLSKIDESIKVGVRVKKGQRIGWVGNSGLLGEAQGQKWGQHLHFELWVDGIYLGYNMNLVDIKRYLRWIFAIRDMEEN, encoded by the coding sequence ATGGTTAAAACAATTGCTTCGTTACTATCGCTTTTGCTTGTTACAAATTTTGTTCCCACACGCAGTACGCAGGGCAAAGATTACATTATCTGTGGCAATAATACTCAGCAAAAAATATACTATGCCACCAGCAGCAATTTTAGCAAAAACCATAAAGGTGAAAAAGCATTAGATGATGATGAAGAAACCTCATGGATTTCAAAGCAGGGTGGCGATCAGTGGATTGAAATAGATTTTGGTGTAAAACGCATAATGACTGATATTGAAATTACTGCGGGGACCAAAGATAATTACAACACCATAACCTATTGTATTCTCCAGTTTATGTATGATGGAAAATGGTTTGATTATTCGCGAATCAACTTCATTCAAAAAGATAAAAAAAATTTTTTTAAAGATAGCAAATATCAAAGGAATGTCAAAGTACATTTAAAGGGTATTGATGCAAGCACTTTTAGAATATTTATACCTCAGGATGCAACCATTGATGGGTATGCCGCAATAGCTGAGATTGCAGTCTTTGCAGGTACCGCTAAACTACAATATTTTGATAAACGATTGTATAATCTCTGTTTTCCCATAAAAAATGGATTATTTCCTGAAAATGATTCCGGCTATCCCAATGCACCTCGAGGGTATCGTGGGGGAATTCATTATGGGCTTGATATCTTTTATTATTTCAATGAAGACAATTTCCTGCCAATTCCTGTGGATGAAAATACACCAGTGTTAGCTTGTGGGGATGGTATAGTGGTGCGTGCAGATACTGACTATATGCCCCCTTCTGAGGAGGAATGGAAGTCCCTATCGCAATACTATCAAAAAAATCCAGCAACTTTCATAAAGCGTTCGTTTGGCGGAAGGCAGGTGTGGATTGATCATAAAAATGGAGTGCTCTCGACGTATAACCACCTGTCAAAAATTGATGAATCAATAAAGGTTGGTGTACGGGTAAAAAAAGGGCAGCGTATAGGCTGGGTGGGCAATTCAGGTTTGCTTGGTGAAGCACAGGGACAAAAGTGGGGACAGCACCTGCACTTTGAATTGTGGGTGGATGGCATTTATTTAGGATATAATATGAATCTTGTTGATATAAAGCGTTATCTGCGCTGGATTTTTGCAATACGTGATATGGAGGAAAACTGA
- a CDS encoding MFS transporter — MTDIKKRAYQFIILFGIISLLGDIIYEGARSVNAQYLKELGANALWVGVVAGLGEFIGYAIRLVSGYLSDRTRAYWLFTFIGYGLLISVPLLALTGLWQVAALLMVAERLGKALRSPAKDTILSQVTAQVGRGLGFGLHEAMDQIGAIAGPLIFTAIFAYIVDYNLGYSIMWIPFVLLIVVLTIARVLVPHPETFETKTTQNSGPEALTTTFWLYTAFSAFAIVGFASFPVIAYHLKSQHIVADMTIPLLYAIAMGVDAVFAIVVGKLYDKKGLKVLLLIPVASAIVPVLAFAFNWIVVSIGIVMWGLVMAIHETIMRAAIADLTSLKKRGTGYGIFNTAYGLSAFIGASIMGWLYEHSIAYIITFAIVAECIALVLFIFIQRSMASRTQ; from the coding sequence ATGACGGATATTAAAAAACGAGCATACCAGTTTATAATCCTTTTTGGGATCATTAGCCTTTTGGGTGACATCATCTATGAAGGCGCTCGAAGCGTCAATGCACAATATTTAAAAGAATTGGGTGCAAATGCGTTGTGGGTTGGTGTTGTTGCTGGATTGGGTGAGTTTATAGGATATGCCATACGGCTTGTTTCAGGTTATTTAAGCGATAGAACCAGGGCATACTGGCTGTTTACTTTTATTGGGTATGGGCTTTTAATTTCGGTGCCGCTTTTGGCGCTCACAGGCCTATGGCAGGTGGCTGCGCTTTTAATGGTTGCGGAGCGTTTAGGGAAAGCACTTCGTAGTCCGGCAAAGGATACAATACTTTCACAGGTGACAGCACAGGTTGGGCGGGGCCTTGGCTTTGGACTGCATGAAGCAATGGACCAAATTGGAGCTATTGCAGGACCGCTGATCTTTACAGCCATCTTTGCATATATAGTTGATTACAATTTAGGTTATTCTATTATGTGGATTCCCTTTGTACTTCTTATTGTGGTACTTACCATAGCCAGGGTGCTTGTTCCCCATCCAGAAACATTTGAAACAAAAACAACGCAAAACTCCGGCCCTGAGGCTCTGACCACAACATTCTGGCTTTACACTGCATTTTCTGCATTTGCCATTGTTGGTTTTGCAAGCTTTCCGGTTATTGCCTATCATTTAAAATCGCAGCACATTGTTGCTGATATGACCATACCACTTCTGTATGCAATTGCAATGGGTGTAGATGCAGTATTTGCGATAGTTGTTGGTAAACTTTATGACAAAAAGGGATTGAAAGTTTTATTATTAATTCCAGTGGCGTCGGCGATAGTTCCTGTACTGGCCTTTGCTTTTAATTGGATAGTAGTGAGCATTGGCATTGTTATGTGGGGACTGGTGATGGCAATACATGAGACGATTATGCGTGCAGCAATAGCTGATCTTACTTCGCTCAAGAAAAGAGGTACAGGATATGGAATATTCAATACAGCATACGGTTTGAGTGCTTTTATTGGTGCAAGTATAATGGGGTGGTTATATGAGCATAGTATTGCCTATATTATAACATTTGCAATTGTTGCAGAGTGTATTGCGTTGGTGTTGTTTATTTTTATACAGCGTTCTATGGCTTCACGAACTCAATAA
- a CDS encoding endo alpha-1,4 polygalactosaminidase, which produces MKRFFIMSFVFLFATTLCSAKTDYRQKMRELVIAISKEAKKHNPQFLIIGQNALEIVTLNGKPNGRVAKDYINALDGTGIEELFYGYENKDGVKTPANVTHYFLSYLAVFTKYKKTVLVIDYSKTITQAHDSYTRSLQKGFISFQTNRACSIIPQWMFIKNEEPVTELKHAKNFLYIINPENFKSKDEFLQALSHTWYDVLIVDAFFGDELLSKADVEYLQKKPNGARRLVIAYMSVGEAEDYRYYWKSEWNKNKPAFLEKENPDWKGNYKVRYWNAQWHQIIYGGGNNQNFIDSYIGKIIHTSYDGVYMDVLDAAMYFEEKK; this is translated from the coding sequence ATGAAGCGATTCTTTATCATGTCGTTTGTTTTTCTTTTTGCAACAACCCTGTGTAGTGCAAAAACTGATTATAGGCAGAAGATGCGTGAGCTTGTTATAGCGATAAGTAAAGAGGCAAAAAAACACAATCCACAGTTTTTAATTATAGGACAAAATGCATTGGAGATAGTAACCCTAAATGGAAAACCAAATGGTAGAGTTGCAAAGGACTATATCAATGCATTGGATGGTACTGGTATTGAAGAGCTTTTTTATGGATATGAAAACAAAGATGGGGTAAAGACTCCAGCAAACGTTACTCACTATTTTCTATCGTACTTAGCTGTATTTACTAAATACAAAAAAACTGTACTGGTTATAGATTATTCCAAAACTATAACACAGGCACATGACTCATATACCCGATCATTGCAAAAAGGATTCATCTCTTTTCAGACAAATCGTGCGTGTTCTATTATTCCACAGTGGATGTTCATTAAAAATGAAGAACCGGTTACAGAATTAAAACATGCAAAAAATTTTTTGTATATAATAAATCCTGAAAATTTTAAAAGCAAAGATGAATTTTTACAGGCACTATCGCACACATGGTATGATGTACTTATTGTTGATGCATTTTTTGGGGATGAGCTTTTAAGTAAAGCTGATGTTGAATATTTACAGAAAAAGCCAAATGGTGCACGCCGCCTTGTTATTGCATATATGTCCGTGGGCGAGGCAGAGGATTATCGCTATTACTGGAAGAGTGAGTGGAATAAAAATAAGCCTGCATTTTTAGAAAAAGAAAATCCTGACTGGAAAGGTAATTACAAGGTGCGCTACTGGAATGCACAGTGGCACCAGATTATATATGGTGGTGGGAATAATCAAAATTTTATTGACAGTTATATAGGAAAAATAATACATACAAGTTATGATGGTGTGTATATGGATGTGCTTGATGCAGCAATGTATTTTGAAGAGAAAAAATAA